Proteins found in one Gopherus flavomarginatus isolate rGopFla2 chromosome 18, rGopFla2.mat.asm, whole genome shotgun sequence genomic segment:
- the TMEM143 gene encoding transmembrane protein 143: MVPWRNLKSLPRPDSWERTQQRNRLALARDMAAGRRMLGVAWAALGTGVPGPPCRGTASLASRMAEYRRMWKPVEPQGWAEQYRERFIPFSKGQLVSALLKEFHSSSDAEHASFLAFVARVDSSLLHHYHSRLGRLQALYDPINPDRDTLPEMVLSDTERLAKERQVLAELEPVLDQANFNSLSEDALAYALIVHHPQDDVQVSVNLDQYEYIRFWALGQRVGVLPIKSTLGPRKGLFGTARTPAERRYFKRVLVAARPRNAHLVLKCFKDIPLEALEQLLPAVRIRTSIFYKTLLNVTLVVSGLALFVNVGMVVLSDLKIGTSFLLLCFGAFMTFRAWKVFGQRRNIHSLELAHMLYYRSTSNNSELLGALVLRAQEEHAKELILAHSFLRQQPAWPPHGPADPETVASLQEHVQSWLRLHSGLEVSFCADRACRHLLSLEGGHRANPAMAPGSH, translated from the exons ATGGTGCCATGGAGGAATCTGAAGAGTCTTCCAAGACCTGACTCCTGGGAACGGACACAACAGAGAAACAGGCTCGCACTGGCCAGAGATATGGCCGCTGGGCGGCG GATGCTGGGTGTGGCTTGGGCCGCCCTGGGGACAGGGGTGCCGGGGCCACCCTGCCGCGGCACGGCCTCCCTCGCCTCCCGGATGGCAGAGTACCGGAGGATGTGGAAGCCTGTGGAGCCTCAGGGGTGGGCTGAGCAGTACAGGGAGCGGTTCATCCCCTTCTCCAAGGGGCAGCTGGTCAGCGCCCTTCTCAAG GAGTTCCACTCTTCCAGCGACGCCGAGCACGCCTCCTTCCTGGCCTTCGTGGCGCGAGTGGACTCTTCCCTCCTGCATCACTACCATTCCCGCCTGGGGCGCTTGCAG GCTCTCTACGACCCCATTAACCCCGACCGGGACACCCTGCCAGAGATGGTTCTGAGCGACACCGAGCGCCTGGCTAAGGAGCGGCAGGTCTTGGCTGAGCTGGAACCAGTGCTGGATCAGGCCAACTTCAACAGCCTGTCGGAGGATGCTTTGGCCTACGCCCTCATCGTGCATCACCCTCAGGATGACGTCCAg GTTTCGGTGAACCTGGATCAGTACGAGTACATCCGATTCTGGGCCCTTGGCCAGCGTGTTGGAGTCCTCCCGATTAAATCCACGCTGGGGCCTCGGAAGGGGCTGTTTGGCACGGCCCGGACCCCCGCGGAAAG GCGTTATTTCAAGCGGGTGCTGGTGGCGGCCCGGCCCAGGAACGCCCACCTGGTGCTGAAGTGCTTCAAGGACATCCCCTTGGAGGcgctggagcagctgctgccgGCCGTGAGGATCCGCACGTCCATCTTCTACAAGACGCTGCTGAACGTCACGCTGGTGGTGAGCGGGCTGGCCCTCTTCGTCAACGTCGGCATGGTGGTGCTGTCCGACCTCAAGATCGGCACTAGCTTCCTGCTGCTCTGCTTCGGCGCCTTCATGACCTTCCGTGCCTGGAAG GTGTTCGGGCAGCGACGGAACATCCACTCCCTGGAGCTGGCGCACATGCTGTATTACCGCAGCACCTCCAACAACTCGGAGCTGCTGGGCGCGCTGGTGCTGCGGGCGCAGGAGGAGCATGCCAAGGAGCTGATCCTAGCACACAGCTTCCTGCGCCAACAGCCAGCCTGGCCCCCGCACGGCCCCGCAG ACCCTGAGACAGTGGCTAGCCTTCAGGAGCACGTCCAGTCGTGGCTGCGGCTCCACTCAGGCCTGGAAGTCTCCTTCTGCGCCGACCGCGCCTGCCGGCACCTGCTCAGCCTAGAGGGGGGGCACCGAGCCAATCCCGCCATGGCCCCTGGGTCCCACTGA
- the EMP3 gene encoding epithelial membrane protein 3 encodes MSLLLFAITGLHVLILVLLFVATLDKSWWVLPDDETVNLWYDCLYDNNTQSWLCASVAESQWLQAVQALMVLAMLFSSFAFVLFMYQLYTMERGGLFYATGVCQLLACISVFTAALIYAIHVDKFHLHRQSGGSFGYCFVLAWLAFPLALLSGVMYIHLRKRE; translated from the exons ATGAGCCTCCTCCTCTTTGCCATCACGGGCCTGCACGTCCTCATCCTCGTGCTGCTCTTCGTCGCCACTCTGGACAAG TCATGGTGGGTGCTGCCGGATGATGAGACCGTCAATCTGTGGTACGACTGTCTATACGACAACAACACCCAGAGCTGGCTGTGCGCCTCTGTTGCTGAGAGCC AGTGGCTCCAAGCCGTCCAAGCCCTCATGGTCCTGGCTATGCTCTTCTCCAGCTTCGCCTTTGTTCTCTTCATGTACCAGCTCTACACCATGGAGCGTGGGGGGCTTTTCTACGCCACCGGCGTCTGCCAGCTGTTGGCCT GTATCTCGGTGTTCACGGCCGCCTTGATCTACGCCATCCACGTGGATAAATTTCACCTGCACCGGCAGTCGGGCGGCTCCTTCGGCTACTGCTTTGTGCTGGCCTGGCTGGCCTTCCCCCTGGCGCTGCTCAGCGGCGTCATGTACATCCACCTCCGCAAGAGGGagtga